The window tttttctaagctaaataaccctaattctgataatctttcagggtactgtagtcctcccattcaccatattactctggttgcccgtctttgaatcctctccaactccactatatctttcttgtacactggtgcccagtactgtacacagtattccatgtgtggtctgaccagtactgtacacagtattccatgtgtggtgtgactagtgatttgtacagcggtagaattatttgtttgtcgtgggcatctatgcccctattgatgcaccccatgattttattagccttggcagcagctgccagacactgttcactacagctaaatttactgttaactaggacccctaagtccttttccacgtcagtcgtctcaaatgttctcccatttaatacataatcccagcctgcatttttcctccccatgtgcattaccttacatttatcagtgttgaatcgACACTTGATCtgacacttcccagcccaaacctccaacctatccagatccatttgtaacagtgttgtgtgctctattgtgttatccactttacagagtttagtgtcatctgcaaagattgctactttactatacaatctctcgacaaggtcattaataaaggtcattaattatataaatagaagAGGACcccagactgacccctgtggtccccacaagtaatagtcacccaatcagagtaagtaccattaatacccaccctctgtttcctatcactgagccaggtacttacccacacacattctcccccagtccaatTCTTCTCATTTCattcaccaatcttttatgtggcactgtatcaaatgcttcggAGAAATGacgatatatgacatccagcgattccccctggtccagtcttcaTATATTTGGTATCCAAGTCTGTTTTCCTCTTTTGTCAATAATTGTGACTTTATTagtataattttttaaatatttttcttttactaTTTGGATTAATAGAAAGGATGGACACCTGATCATGACTGTGAGAGCTGGTACGCAGATAAGTGATGTCACTAGATGAGCATTTCTACAACAGCTACACTGTTCAatattttcattaatttttcaaTATTACATAAAATTTGGGGACATCCTAGATGGCCGTCTACAACCCCCTGCTTCTCATCCTGGCCTAGTTTTAGGAACAGAACATGAGAGCCTGGGCCACTATAGGATGCTCTGATATTCTGATGGATAAGATCACAGGTACTATCATTATATATATTGAATATTATTTATGATATGACCTAACATATAGACAGGGCTTCaccaggtctcctcacctgatgGAGTCATACAGATTACTCTGCTATGGACATTGGGATTATTAGCTGCTCCACCTCACTGGTAaggacattattaaaggggtactccaccccaagacatcttattccctatccaaaggataggggataagatgtcagatcgccggagtcccgctgctggggaccccggggatcactgctgcagcacccctctatcattactgtgcagagcgagatcgctctgcacgtaatgacgggcaatacaggggctggagcatcgttacgtcaaggccccccccccccctcgtgacgtcacggcccgcccccgtcaatacaagtctatgagagggggcgtggtgatcgtcacgccccctgccatagacttgcattaaggggacgggccatgatgtcatgaggggcggagccatgacgtcacgctgctccggcccctgtatcgcccatcattacgcacagagcgaactcgctctgcgcagtaatgatggcggggtgccgcagcagcaatccccggggtccccagcagtgggattgcggcgatctgacatcttatcccctatcctttggataggggataagatgccaggggcggagtacccctttaaggttggggAAACACTAGATCATACATATAATCTACAGAAGAAGACCACATCATGTGACTGCAGCAAGACATCAACCTTGGAGGTTGTTAAATAATAATCTCTACAAGATCAGGGTTTTTGATTacctatataatatattgtatatagttcaCCAGATCTCCCTCTTTTGAATTGTTTCCTGTACGGCTTCCTTAATGTCTTTATTCCtcagactgtatataatgggaTTGACCAAAGGAGTAaacacagtatatagcagggagaGGATCTTACTCATGGTCAGTGTTCGGCCTTTTGTTGGGATAACATAAACACCGAACAACGTCCCATAGAATATGGAGACCACAATGAGGTGAGAActacaggtggagaaggctttcTGTCTACCAGTATTGGATGGGATCTTTAGAATAGCTAAAACTATATAATTATAAGACAATACAATGATGGTGGTTGGAATGAGGATAACTGGAATGCTTAGTACATAAAGCTCCAAATGAACAATTGAAGTGTCAGAACAGGACAATTCGAGTAAAGCAAGAAGATCACAGAATAAATGGTCAATGATATAGGACCCACAGAATTTTAGCTTTGCTGCAGTTATAGTTGGAATTAGAGTAACAGAAAATCCAAACAACCAACAGATGACAGTCAGTATAACACAATGTCCACTTGTCATGATAGAGGAGTAACGGAGAGGATTACAGATGGCCACATATCTGTCATAAGACATCACTGTGAGGAGAAAGCACTCAAATGCTTCTGAGgagctgaaaaaattatattgagTGATACAACCAATAAAAGTCATGGTCCCCCCATTATTCAGGAGGATGTGGAGCATATTGGGGACAATATCTGTGGATAACAAGATGTCACTGATGGACAGATGTGAGATGAAGTagtacattggggtgtggagGTTCTTGCTGATGGACACCAGGGTGATGATCAGGAGATTCCAACATATTATCAGACAATAAACCACAAGGAACAGACAGAACAGGAAAAGTTTTAACCCTCGACTGACCTGAAATCCTAAGAGAAGGAACTCTGTGACCTCCGTCCTGTTGTTTTCCTGTATGTAGCTCTAGGCAGTAGATATAATGTGTTACAAATCCAGAAGAAATGACTCTTATCATAAGACACAAGACTTAGAGTGACCTCAATATATGACCCATGGAGAAATGTTATGACATATATTGTCTACTATACTGTAActttatatctttatattattccaAAGTCAAATAACACAACACAATGGGAAATTAGTATTAACCGGTTGCCGGAGGACGAGCTGACttgagcccacgtcataccggccagccgccagctgattcttgtagctggggaccaTCGTTAATAGTCGACATGTGGCGATTACAgctgccggctattaaccctttagactcgccgctgtcaaagttgacagcggcgtctaaagggacatttaaaccattcctggtggtccagtggagtgGATCAACCCCCCCCCGAAGTGTGatcaagggagggggggggggcgatccactgctgaggagaTAGCCTGTGGGATTACTTCTCCTTCCATGCCGGCTCCTGCGGTgaaaatgataaagcctggctttatcaattgagcccagagtacacagatcaatgtggttctatgaaaccacattgatctgtatgaggaatctaatgattccccctaaaagtcctctaaggggactaaaagtggggggaaaaaaaaagttaaatcaaAAGTTTAAGAAAAacactcattaaccccttccttattaaaagttgaaaccacccccccccttttcccaaattccacataaaaatatataaccataataaaaacaaacatatgtggtattgccacgtgcgtaaacgtgcgaactataaaaatatattgtttattaatatataaaaaaagaagaaattcacCAGGCACTGCAGTACTGCCAATAACAGCGTATACGGGAGGAGACCATACTTAATGAATGGACCGTTGCTCTCAAGTCTCTTGTAGCCGGGGGTGCTCACTATGAAATGCAAGCGAAGGGCAACAAATTGTAGAAGTAGCAGAAATAAGTGGCACTCACCCCAAGAATGACTTTTGAAATACAGGAACAGGATTTTATTCCAGGTAGCAGGGTACAGGTAACAGGGAACAGAAAGTCTTCAAGCGGGGAGGACAAAGACCGTAGCCACGGCCAAAAGCTGGGGCACACCACTGAGCAACAACTAGTTTCACGTCATGCCGACGCTTCTTCCGGTTGCAGGTGTACGCCTTCCCTAAGCAGGTGGGTCACTTAAATACACACCTTCACATAACACGTCACAAGTACACAAAACAAATAGTGAATAATCATAACAGTATGTGCATGTTTAAAAACAATTAGAAAAAGCAAGAAAAAGGTGATTATCACAGGAAAGAGGAAAAATCATGCTTTTCATTAAGTCCGAGCGGACCAACAGCATCAAGGTTAAGAATTCACAGCTTCGCGCTGTAATAGATAGTGATGCCTGTTCTCACCCACTGGGGCCACTACCACTATCTCCAGGCTGGCAAATTTTAACCCCACAGGGCTGCCTCCATGGATTTCAGCCATTTGTGAGACAAATCTGGGGGACCCCTTGCCGGACCTGAGGGAGTAGAGGTGTTCTCTAACTCTTGTACATAATGCACGTTTTGTTTTGCCAACATAAAAAATTTTGCAAGGGCATATTAAACAATAAATAACGTGGGTGGACTTGCAAGTTATCAACTGATTGACAGGTATCTCAGAGCCGCCAAGAGAAACATTTCTCTTGGCTAAATTATAAATACAGTAATTGCAATTCCTGCAAGGATAATTCCCTTTCGGCTCTGAGTCTGTCAGCCAGTTGGTCCAATCTGAGACCTCCTATTCTTATTCTTTTTAATTACCTCACCTATAGTTTTAGATTTCCTAAAGGTTACTATAGGTTTTTCTCTTGCCAAGACTCCCAACTCATCATCATTTTAAAAAAATACCAGTTGTCATAGATGACCTTCCGAATCAGATCGTTAAGGGGTGAGTTGGCAAAAGAAAAAGTGATGCGTCTGTCTGTATTGCTGTTAATGGCTCTACTCTTTTTGGGACATAATAACTCAGTgcgtgtctttttttcttttttttcataggCTCTTTCAATTATTTTTCTGGGATAGCCATGCTCAAGTGCGGCAGGTGCCACACGAGCCAACATTGTGGCCCCTTTGGGGGACAGACTTGTAAGATTAGAAGAACGAGACGTGGGAGGGGCAGAAAAAAGAGAGAATCGGAAGGCTCCCATAAAAAGAAAGAACATCAGTTGGCGGACTTAACCACAAAACCGGATAATGTGATTAACCTTACCGACACTGAGCTGAATTCAGACTGTCTTGCGGTTCTTTCTAGGGGACTGAATTTCAGCCTGCATGAAGCCTTTGACCGGGACTTTTTCATTATAGACCTGCACAAAGCATTAAGGaaaattaatttaatttttttttttttgcacgagcACAAAAAGGAGGTTATAATAAAAAGCCTATGTTGGCATTAGAGGGAGAGAAACCTTGTAATATTTCTTCCTTGGGCTTTAGTGTCTCAAGTGAATTTACCAGCATTGATAGAGTTAACATTGAGTTACTCTCCAGCCTGATGGATAGGACTGAAGTGGAAAGTTATGTCCCTAGAGGACTATGCTCTGACAGTAGTCAAgagcttaattttttttccagttggtAATAAATCCACTTTCAGTCCGCCCATCATACAGGGCAGTAATGTTGATTTATTTCAACAAGCGGTCATGAAGGAAATGCAGGCGTTAATTTACCCTCCCCCTCAgaacaacctccccccccccccccaatgaaaaacGAGCCTTGGAATGGCTCAGTAATAGAGAAGAACTTTACATCACTAAAGCGGACAAGGGGGGTGCCACAGTAGTCTGAAGTGTTGCAGCTTACAATGCTGAAGTAGGTCATCATTTAAGTGATGTCAACACATACATGAAATTAAAAGACAACCCCACCAAACGTATTCTAGACCATCTAAAATCACTTTTAAGACGCTATGTGGAAGGCTCCGTTATCAGTCAAGAAAACTGCAGAAAAATTAGTCCCCTTATCACCGAAACCAGCTAAGTGGTATGTGTTACCAAAGGTACACAAGAGTGTCACCCACCCCACAGGCAAGCCCATATTTTCCGGTATAGGGTCTCCTACGGAGGCCCTATCAGGCTACCTAGAATGGCTTTTGGCCCTCCTTTTAAAATCTATCCCTACCCTGTTAAAAGACACAGGCGAATTACTGACAGCTTTCGAGGGTTCTGCTGGCAAGACTCTTACAAATTGGTCTCCATTGATATTGAAAgcttgtacacccgcatcccacacGGTGCGGGTGTACAAGCTATTTCTACTTTTCTCTCTCATGGGGATAGATCCCCCAGGTTTATTAATTTTGTTTGTGGGTCACTCCTCTTCGTCCTACAGAACAACACATTTCTACACGATGGTCAGAGGTACAGGCAGGCCCATTGCACTGCCATGGGCACACTGTATCATGCActtatgcaaatatttttttgaCTGTATTCGAACAGGAATTTATTTTTTCTACCAGAAATCCATTTATCCattttattaaatattatttgaCATATGTGGATGATGTGTTGGTTGGGGAGTCGGACTTCACTGCTTGAGGAGTCGGACTTCACTGCTTTTGTGCAGTATATGAACAGAAAAAACACAGTGAACATGTTATTCACTAGTGTTTTTGGTAACAAGACATTAGATTTTTTAGAAGTCCATTTGGAGATTAAAAATGGTTCCCTGATAACATCAGGATACCGAAAGGAGACAGCAAAGAACGCCCTTTTGCACTATGAGAGCTCACATCTTACACATGTCAAGAACAATATTCCTTATAGTCAGTCTTTGCGATTAAAAAGAGTAAACAGTGATCCTAGTACTTACCAGATGAAGGCAGAAGCCCTCACCATACGCCTCCTTCTGCGCGGCTATCCCAGAAAAATAATTGAAAAAGCctatgaaaaaacagaaaaaaaggcaCGCGAGTTATTACGTCCCAAAAAGAGTAGAGCCATTAACAGCAATACAGACAGACGCATCACTTTTTCTTTTGCCAACTCACCCCTTAACGATCTGATTCGGAAGGTCATCTATGACaagtggtattttttttaaatgatgatgAGTTGGGAGTCTTGGCAAGAGAAAAACCTATAGTAACCTTTAGGAAATCTAAAACTGTAGGTGAGGTAATTAAAAAGAATAAGAATAGGAGGTCTCAGATTGTTACCAACTGTCTGACAGACTCAGTGCCGAAAGGGAATTATCCTTGCAGGAATTGCAATTACTGTAATTATAATTTAGCCAAGAGAAATTTTTCCCTTGGCGGCTCTGAGATACGTGTCAATCAGTTGATAACTTGCAAGTCCACCCACGTTATTTATTGTTTAATATGcccttgcaaatttttttttatgttggcaAAACAAAACGTGCATTATGCACAAGAGTTAGAGAACACCTCTACTCCCTCAGGTCCGGCAAGGGGTCCCACAGATTTGTCTCACAAATGGCTGAAAtccatggaggcagcactgtgggGTTAAAATTTGCCGGCCTGGAGAGAATGGGAGTGGCCCCAGTGGGTGAGGACAGGCATCGCTATCTATTACAGCGCTGTGGATTCTTAAGCTTGATGCCGTTGGTCCGCTCGGACTTAATGAAAAGCATAATTTTTCCTCTTTCCTGTGATAATCACCTTTTTCTTGCTTTTTCTAAGTGTTTTTAAATATGCACATACTGTTATTATTATCCCCTATTTGTTTTGTGTACTTGTGACGTGTTATGTGAAGGTGTGTATTTAAGTGACCCACCTGCTTAGGGAAGGCACCTGCAACCGGAAGAAGCGTCGGCATGACGTGAAACTAGTTGTTGCTCAGTGGTGTGCCCCCGTTTCTGACCGTGGCTACGGTCCTTGTCCTCCTCGCTTGAAGACTTTCTGTTCCCTGCTACCTGTACGCTGCTACCTGGAATAAAATCCTGTTCCTGTTCATTCTTGGGGTGAGTGCCACTTATTTCTGCTACTTCTgcaatatattgtttattaaactgcacggtcaatgacatACGTGCAAATAAAATtctaaatagcgtatttttggtcactttttacatcatgaaaaaatttataaaaagatcAAGAAGtctgattaataaaaaaaatggtaccgataaaaacatcaaACCGgtcacaaaatatgagccctcataccgccccgtacgcagaaacaaaaaagttatcggggtcacaatatgacaattttaaccccttaaggaccggggttttttccgtttttgcattttcgttttttgctccttgcctttaaa is drawn from Hyla sarda isolate aHylSar1 chromosome 4, aHylSar1.hap1, whole genome shotgun sequence and contains these coding sequences:
- the LOC130366697 gene encoding olfactory receptor 1009-like: MEECYFMKGPVSRKERGLQWECAPDGGASTNLHARYDQVKVPTECLLCAPGVNSSFLVNEPDVNSFLVNEPDVTVRIRTGFFNYFSGIAAQKEAYGEGFCLHLSYIQENNRTEVTEFLLLGFQVSRGLKLFLFCLFLVVYCLIICWNLLIITLVSISKNLHTPMYYFISHLSISDILLSTDIVPNMLHILLNNGGTMTFIGCITQYNFFSSSEAFECFLLTVMSYDRYVAICNPLRYSSIMTSGHCVILTVICWLFGFSVTLIPTITAAKLKFCGSYIIDHLFCDLLALLELSCSDTSIVHLELYVLSIPVILIPTTIIVLSYNYIVLAILKIPSNTGRQKAFSTCSSHLIVVSIFYGTLFGVYVIPTKGRTLTMSKILSLLYTVFTPLVNPIIYSLRNKDIKEAVQETIQKREIW